The genomic stretch GAAGTCGACACTGTGCAGCTTGACCCTGATTTGATAAAAAAGGGAAAAGAGATGTCAAAAGCCTATATTCTTCTTTACACAATTGAAAATGTTCTTCGGGAATTTATTTTGAAAGTAGCTAATGACAAATATGGTCAGGACTATTGGGATCAATTGACCATAACCAAAACAATTAAAGAAGGAGTTGAAATGAGAAAGAAGCAGGAAGAGAAGAATAAATATATCTCAGTGCGTGGTGGTAATAATCTATTTTATTGTGACTTCAAAGAACTTGGTTTACTGATATCAAACAATTGGGACATATTTAAAAGTTTCTTTCCTACAACACATTGGATAGAAACGAAAATTAATGAATTAGGAGAATGCAGAAACTTAATCGCTCATAATAGTTACTTGGATGAACACAACAGAGACCTGATAAAAGTGAATTTCCAGAGTATCATTAAACAATTGAAAAAACAAAAAAATACGACCGCACAACAATGGGTATAAAACATAGGGCGGACAGTGGTTTCCGCAAGTTTTCGTCTCTTAGCAAGCTTGGTTTCGGACGGACAGCTAAGTGCTTCGAAATGCCCTACGTTTCATACCCGAGACCGTTGTGCGTAATATGACCATCAAAATTTATCAGAATGCAAGAAAGAGATTGGCTAGAAAAACTTTTCCAAAAATCACTAGAAAAAGCTAGACCAGATTTCGAATATACTGATGAAAATATTGAGAAATTATCTGAAATTATTGAAGAATCAATGCCTTCGATAATTACAATGTTTGAAAAACAAGTTCACAAGAAATCAAAAGCAATTCTCAAACAAAACAGAAAGGATATTTCAAAATTCAGGAAGAGGCTAAATAAGACTTGGAAATCTGCAATTGACCAATTAGAAATCTTCATCTCATTTAATTTAGAATATGGAGTTATAGTGTCCGATTCATACAGACAAGAAAATCCAAACGATGTTAAGTTTGAAGCTCTTTTAAGATTACACGCAAGGTCGTGTCAAATAGCTTGTGAAATACTGGAATTAATTAAAGGAGGTTTTGCTGATGGAGCAATGGCAAGATGGAGAAGTCTATATGAAATATCAGTTCTTGCAAACTTTTTAGAAAAAGGAACTGAAGAACTTTGTCAAAGATACTTGGACTACTATTTCGTAGAAAATTATTTTGAGACATTAGAATATCAAAAAAATTGTGAACGACTTGGATATGAACCGCTTTCCGAAGAAGAAATAGAAGAATCTAAAAATTTGGTCGAAGCCCAAAAGGAGAAATATGGAAATGATTTTGGAAAACTATATGGTTGGGTTGGAGATATTCTTCCTAAAAGGAAATGGAATTTTGCTGGCATAGAAGAAACAATAGAGTTTAAATGTATGCGCTCATTCTATAAAATGGCCAATAATTCTGTGCATTCTGGCGCAAAAGGATTCATATTCACACTTGGACAGTACGACAGTAATGAAGTAATGTTAGCGGGACCGAGTAATTATGGTTTTGCAGACCCTGGACAAAATGCAGCGTTTTCTCTTTTTCAGACTACTTTAACATTATCAGAATTCGAGACTTATTTGGAAGACTCTTTATATATAAAAATCGGAATGAATATGTTAGACAAGTTAAGTGAAGAATTTGTTAGAATACAGAAAAAAATAGAAGCAGAAGAAGATGAATTAAGAAATACTACGCACAACAACGTATATAAAAAATAGCGGTTTAAGTGCTTAAATCAAAGTGATTTCCGTAAATTTATTTTCAATACCAAACCGAAAAGTGTGTTAATAAAATCCGCTACTTTTCATATACAAGACCGTTGTCAGTTTATACCTCCCTCCGGTCGGCATAAACTGACAATGGGCGG from Echinicola soli encodes the following:
- a CDS encoding Swt1 family HEPN domain-containing protein — translated: MEFNYQVDNEKYFEAVKVILRNKKCVDAQNLLNGGSFSVSQTGKLGKRWNASEVDVVFYIKTEDLEKLTPKIEQEILSAANTAMPKKAGFDFEKVQFAPNIENDDSDLSSKTEELIAEIEQEVDTVQLDPDLIKKGKEMSKAYILLYTIENVLREFILKVANDKYGQDYWDQLTITKTIKEGVEMRKKQEEKNKYISVRGGNNLFYCDFKELGLLISNNWDIFKSFFPTTHWIETKINELGECRNLIAHNSYLDEHNRDLIKVNFQSIIKQLKKQKNTTAQQWV
- a CDS encoding DUF5677 domain-containing protein; this translates as MQERDWLEKLFQKSLEKARPDFEYTDENIEKLSEIIEESMPSIITMFEKQVHKKSKAILKQNRKDISKFRKRLNKTWKSAIDQLEIFISFNLEYGVIVSDSYRQENPNDVKFEALLRLHARSCQIACEILELIKGGFADGAMARWRSLYEISVLANFLEKGTEELCQRYLDYYFVENYFETLEYQKNCERLGYEPLSEEEIEESKNLVEAQKEKYGNDFGKLYGWVGDILPKRKWNFAGIEETIEFKCMRSFYKMANNSVHSGAKGFIFTLGQYDSNEVMLAGPSNYGFADPGQNAAFSLFQTTLTLSEFETYLEDSLYIKIGMNMLDKLSEEFVRIQKKIEAEEDELRNTTHNNVYKK